The following coding sequences are from one Frigoribacterium sp. Leaf415 window:
- a CDS encoding potassium channel family protein, translated as MVDKIKHDAPVLVIGLGRFGAATAGQLERQDRDVLAVDTDAGLVQKWADRVTHAVQADARSIDALKQIGAQDFSIAVVAVGSSIEASVLITANLVDLKVPQIWAKAISQSHGKILARIGANHVIYPEREAGERVAHLVSGRMLDYIEFDDAFAIVKMYPPKPVRGASLAASNIRKKYGITIVGVKSPGGAFVEATPDTVISNHDLIIVSGDSRAIERFAALEG; from the coding sequence TTGGTTGACAAGATCAAGCACGACGCCCCGGTGCTCGTCATCGGCCTCGGCCGCTTCGGCGCCGCCACCGCCGGGCAGCTCGAACGGCAGGACCGCGACGTGCTCGCCGTCGACACCGACGCCGGGCTCGTGCAGAAGTGGGCCGACCGCGTGACGCACGCGGTGCAGGCGGATGCCCGCAGCATCGACGCGCTCAAGCAGATCGGCGCGCAGGACTTCTCGATCGCCGTGGTCGCGGTCGGCTCGTCCATCGAGGCCAGCGTGCTCATCACGGCCAACCTGGTCGACCTGAAGGTGCCGCAGATCTGGGCGAAGGCGATCAGCCAGTCGCACGGCAAGATCCTCGCCCGCATCGGCGCGAACCACGTGATCTACCCTGAGCGCGAGGCCGGCGAGCGCGTCGCGCACCTCGTCTCGGGCCGCATGCTCGACTACATCGAGTTCGACGACGCCTTCGCCATCGTCAAGATGTACCCGCCGAAGCCCGTCCGTGGGGCCTCGCTGGCCGCGTCGAACATCCGTAAGAAGTACGGCATCACCATCGTCGGCGTGAAGAGCCCCGGGGGCGCGTTCGTCGAGGCCACCCCCGACACGGTCATCAGCAACCACGACCTGATCATCGTGTCGGGTGACAGCCGCGCGATCGAACGCTTCGCCGCCCTCGAGGGCTGA
- a CDS encoding glutaredoxin family protein: MAEPRITLLTKPGCHLCDDARSALHDVLAEAEFADAAVPVDEKNILDDAELTAEYAEEIPVVLIDGRVHTIWRVEPERLRTALRAAVL, encoded by the coding sequence ATGGCTGAACCGCGAATCACCCTCCTGACCAAGCCGGGCTGCCACCTGTGCGACGACGCCCGGTCCGCGCTGCACGATGTGCTGGCCGAGGCCGAGTTCGCCGATGCCGCCGTTCCCGTCGACGAGAAGAACATCCTCGACGACGCCGAGCTCACCGCCGAGTACGCGGAAGAGATCCCCGTCGTGCTGATCGACGGTCGCGTCCACACCATCTGGCGAGTCGAGCCCGAGCGCCTGCGGACGGCACTCCGCGCAGCCGTCCTCTAG
- a CDS encoding TlpA family protein disulfide reductase: protein MSQTIRPTRARLVARGLALAGVVALVATGCSSTADDLATQYGNGTTENYISGNGTVTEIAPEDRTDPVAFTAETDAGETVSRSDHEGEVVVLNFWYAACPPCRLEAPELEKLNQSYADKGVEFLGVNVRDQADTSLAFARTFDVTYPSVVDANDGAVQLALAGTIAPNAVPTTIVLDKQGRIAARILGGLDGPSILDTLISDTLAETS, encoded by the coding sequence GTGAGCCAGACCATCCGCCCGACCCGCGCCCGTCTCGTGGCCCGCGGCCTCGCCCTGGCCGGCGTGGTCGCCCTCGTCGCCACGGGGTGCTCGTCCACGGCCGACGACCTCGCGACGCAGTACGGCAACGGCACCACCGAGAACTACATCTCGGGCAACGGCACCGTGACCGAGATCGCGCCCGAGGACCGCACCGACCCGGTCGCGTTCACGGCCGAGACCGACGCCGGCGAGACCGTCTCGCGGTCAGACCACGAGGGCGAGGTCGTCGTCCTGAACTTCTGGTACGCCGCGTGCCCGCCCTGCCGCCTCGAGGCGCCCGAGCTCGAGAAGCTCAACCAGTCGTACGCCGACAAGGGCGTCGAGTTCCTCGGCGTCAACGTGCGCGACCAGGCCGACACCTCCCTGGCCTTCGCCCGCACCTTCGACGTCACCTACCCGTCGGTCGTCGACGCCAACGACGGGGCCGTCCAACTCGCCCTCGCGGGCACGATCGCGCCCAACGCCGTCCCGACCACGATCGTCCTCGACAAGCAGGGCCGCATCGCGGCGCGCATCCTGGGTGGTCTCGACGGGCCGAGCATCCTCGACACCCTGATCTCCGACACCCTCGCCGAGACGTCCTAG
- a CDS encoding ArsR/SmtB family transcription factor has translation MPDIFAVIADATRRDLLKVLLDASLSTDSANADISVGEMVTSLGVSQPTVSKHLRVLREAGLVRVREEGQHRYYSLEPGPLEVVEDWLIPFVSADSLTSEALASTPFAAWAGATVPAPLRRAAENLPDAEDVGSTLGRYAAGAQYRASSALHDAQSALGALDERVIDPVRKRLGRTGQ, from the coding sequence ATGCCGGACATCTTCGCCGTGATCGCCGACGCCACCCGCCGAGACCTCCTGAAGGTGCTGCTCGACGCGTCGCTGTCGACCGACTCCGCCAACGCCGACATCAGCGTGGGCGAGATGGTCACGTCGCTCGGCGTCAGCCAGCCGACGGTCTCGAAGCACCTGCGGGTGCTGCGCGAGGCCGGTCTCGTGCGGGTCCGCGAAGAGGGGCAGCACCGCTACTACTCGCTCGAGCCGGGGCCGCTCGAGGTCGTCGAGGACTGGTTGATCCCCTTCGTCAGTGCCGACTCCTTGACCTCCGAGGCCCTGGCCAGCACGCCGTTCGCGGCCTGGGCCGGGGCCACCGTCCCCGCCCCGCTCCGCAGGGCGGCCGAGAACCTGCCCGACGCCGAAGACGTCGGGAGCACGCTGGGTCGCTACGCGGCCGGAGCCCAGTACCGCGCCTCCTCGGCCCTGCACGACGCGCAGAGCGCGCTCGGTGCCCTCGACGAACGCGTCATCGATCCCGTGCGCAAGCGCCTGGGGCGCACCGGGCAGTAG
- the resB gene encoding cytochrome c biogenesis protein ResB, translated as MARSSDRDGGDATRASSAGADTGVTDTGLTDADATDVGGDPLRPSDHIDSVRPGPSDGAGITQPKLGPLGYLRFFWRQLTSMKTALFLLMLLAVAAIPGSLVPQRTSDPNGVVQYRTDHPDLFPVLDKLGVFDTYSSPWFSAVYLLLFISLIGCIIPRTRHHFEALRARPPKTPARLSRLAGYRSITLETAGGAGEASITAARAVDAARAQLKRAGYRTQVFGDSVSAERGYLRETGNLVFHSALVGVLLTVGVGGGFGYSGQRVVVEGQTFSNVLGSYDSFNPGRWFDETQLSPFSIALDEFSTEYAPDSAGAAGMATDFTADVTAQARGGDAEKTQIKVNSPLSIGGSNVYLLGNGYAVDVTVRDGEGNVAFRDTVPFLPQDTNLTSLGVIKVPDALPDQLGMIGFFYPTAADNGTGALTSTDPDTTNPVLSLNVYSGDLGLDAGVPTSVYTLDTDGLTPLAGTDDDAQEKAVQLTPGETATIPDGLGTITFDGVKRFASFDIHHDPSQVWVLLFAGLSFAGLLTALFVPRRRVWVKATETDEGVRLEYAGLARGEDPTLGRAVGDIAKAHLSGLGVPADVAREVADDSARHDVEKPGPAAGGRGRKI; from the coding sequence ATGGCACGATCGTCTGACCGCGACGGGGGCGACGCGACCCGCGCCTCCTCGGCCGGCGCCGACACCGGGGTGACCGACACCGGGCTGACCGACGCCGACGCGACCGACGTCGGCGGCGACCCGTTGCGCCCGAGCGACCACATCGACTCGGTCCGCCCGGGGCCTTCCGACGGTGCGGGCATCACGCAGCCCAAGCTCGGCCCCCTGGGCTACCTGCGCTTCTTCTGGCGGCAGCTGACCAGCATGAAGACCGCGCTCTTCCTGCTGATGCTGCTCGCCGTCGCGGCGATCCCCGGCTCGCTCGTGCCGCAGCGCACCTCCGACCCGAACGGCGTCGTCCAGTACCGCACCGACCACCCCGACCTGTTCCCCGTGCTCGACAAGCTCGGCGTCTTCGACACCTACTCGTCGCCCTGGTTCTCGGCCGTCTACCTGCTGCTCTTCATCTCGTTGATCGGCTGCATCATCCCGCGCACGCGGCACCACTTCGAGGCGCTGCGGGCCCGCCCGCCCAAGACCCCCGCGCGGCTGTCGCGCCTGGCCGGCTACCGGTCGATCACCCTCGAGACCGCAGGAGGCGCGGGTGAGGCCTCGATCACGGCCGCCCGTGCCGTCGACGCGGCCCGTGCCCAGCTGAAGCGCGCCGGCTACCGCACACAGGTCTTCGGCGACTCGGTCAGCGCCGAGCGCGGATACCTGCGCGAGACCGGCAACCTGGTCTTCCACTCGGCCCTCGTCGGGGTGCTGCTGACCGTCGGGGTCGGTGGCGGCTTCGGCTACTCGGGCCAGCGCGTCGTCGTCGAGGGGCAGACGTTCTCGAACGTCCTCGGCTCGTACGACTCCTTCAACCCTGGACGCTGGTTCGACGAGACACAGCTCTCGCCGTTCTCGATCGCGCTCGACGAGTTCTCGACCGAGTACGCGCCCGACTCCGCGGGCGCCGCCGGCATGGCCACCGACTTCACCGCCGACGTCACCGCCCAGGCGCGAGGCGGCGACGCCGAGAAGACGCAGATCAAGGTCAACTCGCCCCTGTCGATCGGCGGCTCGAACGTCTACCTGCTGGGCAACGGCTACGCGGTCGACGTGACGGTGCGCGACGGCGAGGGCAACGTCGCCTTCCGCGACACGGTGCCGTTCCTGCCGCAGGACACGAACCTGACCTCGCTCGGCGTCATCAAGGTGCCCGACGCCCTGCCCGACCAGCTCGGCATGATCGGGTTCTTCTACCCCACGGCGGCGGACAACGGCACGGGGGCCCTGACGTCCACCGATCCGGACACCACGAACCCCGTGCTCAGCCTGAACGTCTACTCGGGCGACCTCGGGCTCGACGCGGGCGTGCCGACGTCGGTCTACACGCTCGACACCGACGGTCTGACCCCGTTGGCCGGCACCGACGACGACGCGCAGGAGAAGGCCGTCCAGCTGACCCCGGGCGAGACGGCGACGATCCCCGACGGTCTGGGCACGATCACCTTCGACGGCGTCAAACGGTTCGCCTCGTTCGACATCCACCACGACCCGTCGCAGGTCTGGGTGCTGCTCTTCGCCGGGCTCTCGTTCGCCGGTCTGTTGACGGCGCTGTTCGTGCCGCGCCGCCGGGTCTGGGTCAAGGCGACCGAGACCGACGAGGGCGTCCGGCTCGAGTACGCCGGTCTCGCCCGCGGCGAGGACCCCACGCTCGGACGCGCCGTCGGCGACATCGCCAAGGCGCACCTCAGTGGTCTGGGCGTCCCGGCGGACGTGGCCCGCGAGGTGGCCGACGACTCGGCCCGTCACGACGTCGAGAAACCCGGCCCCGCTGCCGGTGGACGCGGACGTAAGATCTGA
- a CDS encoding helix-turn-helix domain-containing protein: MSQDLSDVRFLTVAEVADMMRVSKMTVYRMVHSGELPAIRFGRSFRVPESAVAAVLRIGIADVG; the protein is encoded by the coding sequence ATGTCGCAGGATCTGTCGGATGTGCGGTTCCTCACGGTCGCCGAGGTGGCCGACATGATGCGCGTGTCGAAGATGACCGTCTACCGCATGGTCCACTCGGGCGAGCTCCCGGCGATCCGCTTCGGGCGGTCCTTCCGTGTGCCGGAATCGGCCGTCGCGGCCGTGTTGCGCATCGGCATCGCCGACGTCGGTTAG
- the aspS gene encoding aspartate--tRNA(Asn) ligase, whose translation MIERTLIKDLSALPDGPVTVTGWVETVRDQKKVQFVVLRDETGALQLVRPRTAADVLEAAGETDDVADAISSLSQGSFVTVTGELKHDERVKLGGIEVKVETLVVDSLADPETPIAADSSIDKRLDYRFLDLRVPRNALIFRVQTTFEHALRTWWIERDFVEIHTPKLMATASESNAELFKVDYFEGAAYLAQSPQFFKQMAQTAGFGKIFEIAPVFRADPSFTSRHATEFTSVDSEISYVDSHEDVMRMHEELLVAAFSAVKEKHGDEIKALFDVEVTVPVTPFPRIPLAEAKRIVAERGYEVPRADADMDPEGERRISEYVREEFGHEFVFLTDYDISIRPFYHMRHEDDPQLSKSYDLIFNGTEISTGAQREHRIEVLEQQIREKGLKPEELGGYLDFFRYGAPSHGGFGMGLARVLMLMLHQANLREVTFLFRGPTRLQP comes from the coding sequence GTGATCGAACGCACCCTCATCAAAGACCTGTCCGCGTTGCCCGACGGACCCGTGACCGTGACCGGCTGGGTCGAGACGGTGCGTGACCAGAAGAAGGTGCAGTTCGTCGTCCTCCGCGACGAGACCGGCGCCCTCCAGCTGGTCCGCCCCCGCACGGCCGCCGACGTGCTCGAGGCCGCGGGCGAGACCGACGACGTCGCGGACGCCATCTCGTCGCTGTCACAGGGCAGCTTCGTCACCGTCACGGGCGAACTGAAGCACGACGAGCGCGTCAAGCTCGGCGGCATCGAGGTCAAGGTCGAGACGCTCGTCGTCGACTCGCTGGCCGACCCCGAGACCCCGATCGCCGCCGACAGCAGCATCGACAAGCGACTCGACTACCGCTTCCTCGACCTGCGCGTGCCGCGCAACGCCCTGATCTTCCGTGTGCAGACGACGTTCGAGCACGCTCTGCGCACCTGGTGGATCGAGCGTGACTTCGTCGAGATCCACACGCCGAAGCTCATGGCCACGGCGAGCGAGTCCAACGCCGAGCTGTTCAAGGTCGACTACTTCGAGGGCGCCGCCTACCTGGCGCAGAGCCCCCAGTTCTTCAAGCAGATGGCGCAGACCGCCGGCTTCGGCAAGATCTTCGAGATCGCGCCGGTGTTCCGCGCCGACCCGTCGTTCACCTCGCGTCACGCGACCGAGTTCACCAGCGTCGACTCCGAGATCAGCTACGTGGACAGCCACGAAGACGTCATGCGAATGCACGAAGAACTGCTCGTGGCCGCGTTCTCGGCCGTGAAGGAGAAGCACGGCGACGAGATCAAGGCGCTCTTCGACGTCGAGGTCACCGTCCCCGTGACGCCGTTCCCCCGCATCCCCCTCGCCGAGGCGAAGCGCATCGTCGCCGAGCGCGGCTACGAGGTGCCCCGTGCCGACGCCGACATGGACCCCGAGGGCGAGCGCCGCATCTCGGAGTACGTGCGAGAGGAGTTCGGCCACGAGTTCGTCTTCCTGACCGACTACGACATCTCGATCCGCCCGTTCTATCACATGCGTCATGAGGACGACCCGCAGCTGTCCAAGAGCTACGACCTGATCTTCAACGGCACCGAGATCTCGACCGGCGCCCAGCGCGAGCACCGCATCGAGGTGCTCGAGCAGCAGATCCGCGAGAAGGGCCTCAAACCCGAAGAACTCGGCGGCTACCTCGACTTCTTCCGCTACGGCGCCCCCTCGCACGGTGGCTTCGGCATGGGCCTCGCCCGCGTGCTGATGCTCATGCTGCACCAGGCCAACCTGCGCGAGGTGACCTTCCTCTTCCGCGGCCCCACGCGCCTCCAGCCGTAG
- a CDS encoding TrkH family potassium uptake protein, with product MTRAPVAGRRRPSDPGRSPWRRLSDAIDDIGRKSPARFAILIFTGLIVVFTLLFSLPISSADRTITPLADSVFTAVSVICVTGLATVDMATHWSVFGHVVIFVGVQIGAIGVLTLASIMGLVVSRKLGLRARLMAAGDQNPLRVHAGPVPEGQAVRLGEIGGLLTTVALSSFVIQLVIAVLMIPRMLIDGIPVGDAVLDSFYYSAMAFTNTGFTPNAEGLAAFENDYWFLSLIMVGVFLGSIGFPVIYALARNPRNPRRWSVHVKLTLVTTAILIVFGMVLYIVLEFDNPKTFGGIAAGPTVFQSLFLSMMTRSGGFSTIQISDLNGSSLLVTDMLMFIGGGSASTAGGIKVTTLAVLFLAAFAEARGQRSMEAFGRRIPSDVLRLAVSVVLWGATIVAVSSILIMHITKEPLDHVLFETISAFATSGLSTGLTDRLPDSAKYILAVTMWMGRVGTVTLSVALAASQRRQLFTRAEERPIVG from the coding sequence GTGACTCGCGCCCCCGTCGCCGGTCGACGCCGCCCCTCGGACCCCGGCCGCTCGCCCTGGCGCAGACTCAGCGACGCGATCGACGACATCGGTCGCAAGTCGCCCGCGCGCTTCGCCATCCTGATCTTCACCGGTCTGATCGTCGTCTTCACCCTGCTGTTCTCGCTGCCGATCTCGTCGGCCGACCGGACGATCACCCCGTTGGCCGACTCCGTCTTCACGGCCGTCTCGGTCATCTGCGTGACCGGCCTCGCGACCGTCGACATGGCCACCCACTGGTCCGTGTTCGGCCACGTCGTCATCTTCGTCGGCGTGCAGATCGGTGCGATCGGCGTGCTCACGCTGGCCTCGATCATGGGGCTCGTCGTCTCGCGCAAGCTCGGCCTCCGCGCCCGACTGATGGCCGCCGGCGACCAGAACCCGCTGCGGGTGCACGCCGGCCCGGTGCCCGAGGGTCAGGCGGTGCGTCTCGGCGAGATCGGCGGCCTGCTGACGACGGTGGCGCTCAGCTCGTTCGTGATCCAGCTGGTCATCGCGGTGCTGATGATCCCCCGCATGCTGATCGACGGCATCCCCGTCGGCGATGCCGTGCTCGACAGCTTCTACTACTCGGCCATGGCCTTCACGAACACCGGGTTCACGCCGAACGCCGAGGGCCTCGCCGCGTTCGAGAACGACTACTGGTTCCTCAGCCTGATCATGGTCGGGGTGTTCCTCGGCAGCATCGGGTTCCCGGTGATCTACGCCTTGGCCCGGAACCCCCGCAACCCCCGCCGCTGGTCGGTCCACGTCAAGCTGACCCTCGTCACGACCGCGATCCTGATCGTCTTCGGCATGGTGCTCTACATCGTCCTCGAGTTCGACAACCCCAAGACGTTCGGCGGCATCGCGGCCGGACCCACGGTGTTCCAGTCGCTCTTCCTCAGCATGATGACGAGATCGGGCGGCTTCTCGACGATCCAGATCTCCGACCTGAACGGCTCGTCCCTGCTCGTCACCGACATGCTCATGTTCATCGGCGGCGGCTCGGCCTCGACGGCCGGCGGCATCAAGGTCACGACGCTCGCCGTCCTGTTCCTCGCGGCGTTCGCCGAGGCGCGCGGTCAGCGGTCGATGGAGGCCTTCGGCCGTCGCATCCCCAGCGACGTCCTGCGCCTGGCCGTCAGCGTCGTGCTGTGGGGCGCGACGATCGTGGCGGTGTCGAGCATCCTGATCATGCACATCACCAAGGAGCCGCTCGACCACGTGCTGTTCGAGACCATCTCGGCCTTCGCGACGTCGGGCCTCAGCACGGGCCTGACCGACCGGCTCCCGGACTCGGCGAAGTACATCCTGGCGGTCACGATGTGGATGGGCCGCGTTGGTACAGTGACACTCTCCGTCGCCCTGGCCGCCAGCCAACGACGCCAGCTGTTCACCCGAGCCGAGGAGCGACCGATCGTTGGTTGA
- a CDS encoding 30S ribosomal protein bS22: MGSVIKKRRKRMAKKKHRKLLRKTRHQRRNKK, encoded by the coding sequence ATGGGTTCTGTCATCAAGAAGCGTCGCAAGCGCATGGCGAAGAAGAAGCACCGCAAGCTGCTTCGCAAGACTCGTCACCAGCGTCGCAACAAGAAGTAG
- a CDS encoding cation diffusion facilitator family transporter, with translation MSSHGGNKAIIAALSANLGIAVTKFIAWAFSGSSSMLAEGVHSLADSGNQVLLLLGGRKSKKAADAEHPFGYGRERYVYAFVVSIILFSVGGVFSLYEGVEKLREPHPLEVPWLPVLVLAISLALEGFSLRTAIRESRPSKGQQSWVSFVRRAKAPELPVVLLEDAAALLGLSFAMVGVVLTWITGDGVFDAIGTLAIGVLLVAVAIILGIETKSLLVGEGASADDVAKIRAAVTGGPEVESIIHMKTLYLGPDELLVGVKVAMPGRTVLADVASAINAVESRIREAVPIARVIYVEPDVWVKPGQVDPPTDAIVIRAAD, from the coding sequence ATGAGCAGTCACGGCGGCAACAAGGCGATCATCGCCGCACTCAGCGCGAACCTGGGCATCGCGGTGACGAAGTTCATCGCCTGGGCCTTCTCGGGGTCGTCGTCGATGCTCGCCGAGGGCGTCCACTCGCTGGCCGACTCGGGCAACCAGGTGTTGCTGCTGCTGGGCGGCCGAAAGTCCAAGAAGGCGGCCGACGCCGAGCACCCGTTCGGCTACGGCCGGGAGCGCTACGTCTACGCCTTCGTCGTGTCGATCATCCTGTTCAGCGTCGGCGGCGTCTTCTCTCTCTACGAGGGCGTCGAGAAGCTGCGCGAGCCACACCCGCTCGAGGTGCCCTGGCTGCCGGTGCTCGTGCTCGCGATCTCGCTCGCCCTCGAGGGCTTCTCGCTGCGCACGGCGATCCGCGAGTCCCGACCGAGCAAGGGCCAGCAGAGCTGGGTCTCGTTCGTGCGCCGCGCCAAGGCCCCCGAGCTGCCGGTCGTGCTGCTCGAGGACGCCGCCGCCCTGCTGGGCCTGTCGTTCGCCATGGTCGGCGTCGTGTTGACCTGGATCACCGGTGACGGCGTGTTCGACGCGATCGGCACCCTCGCCATCGGCGTGCTGCTCGTCGCCGTCGCGATCATCCTCGGCATCGAGACGAAGAGCCTGCTCGTCGGCGAGGGCGCCTCGGCCGACGACGTCGCGAAGATCCGCGCGGCCGTCACCGGCGGTCCCGAGGTCGAGTCGATCATCCACATGAAGACGCTCTACCTCGGCCCCGACGAGCTGCTCGTCGGCGTCAAGGTCGCGATGCCCGGCCGCACCGTCCTGGCCGACGTCGCCAGCGCCATCAACGCCGTCGAGTCGCGCATCCGCGAGGCCGTGCCGATCGCCCGCGTCATCTACGTCGAACCGGACGTCTGGGTGAAGCCGGGTCAGGTCGACCCGCCGACCGACGCGATCGTCATCCGCGCCGCCGACTGA
- the proC gene encoding pyrroline-5-carboxylate reductase has product MVTTLPTTAILGAGSMGGAILQGLLRPEVSVDGGVRVTNRTEVKARALRHGAVTSLATETDPSANSSAVVGARLVLIGVKPHMVVDLLHEIGPVLDAGAVVVSLAAGVTTATMEAALPETVSVLRSMPNTPSHVGLGVTGLSAGSRSTDADLDLARSLFAVVGDVVVVPESQIDALSTISGSGPAYVFYLIEQLQEAAVALGFTRAQAATMVQGTFRGASELLATSDVLPADTAPAELRRRVTSPGGTTERAVAELADGGLLELFERATQAALARNREIAEGR; this is encoded by the coding sequence ATGGTCACCACCCTCCCCACCACAGCGATTCTCGGAGCCGGCTCGATGGGCGGTGCGATCCTGCAGGGTCTGCTGCGCCCCGAGGTGTCCGTCGACGGGGGCGTGCGGGTGACGAACCGCACCGAGGTCAAGGCCCGGGCGCTGCGGCACGGCGCCGTCACCTCGCTCGCGACCGAGACCGACCCGAGCGCCAACTCCTCGGCGGTCGTCGGTGCGCGGCTGGTCCTGATAGGCGTGAAACCGCACATGGTGGTCGACCTCCTGCACGAGATCGGTCCCGTGCTCGACGCGGGCGCCGTCGTGGTGAGCCTCGCCGCCGGCGTCACGACCGCCACGATGGAGGCGGCCCTGCCCGAGACGGTCTCGGTGCTGCGCTCCATGCCGAACACCCCGTCGCACGTCGGTCTCGGGGTGACCGGCCTCAGCGCCGGCTCGCGCTCGACCGACGCCGACCTCGACCTGGCCCGCTCGCTCTTCGCTGTGGTCGGCGACGTCGTGGTCGTCCCCGAGTCGCAGATCGACGCGCTCAGCACCATCTCGGGTTCGGGCCCCGCCTACGTGTTCTACCTGATCGAGCAACTGCAGGAGGCGGCGGTCGCCTTGGGCTTCACACGCGCGCAGGCCGCCACCATGGTGCAGGGCACGTTCCGCGGCGCGAGCGAGCTGCTCGCGACGAGTGACGTCCTGCCGGCCGACACCGCGCCCGCCGAGCTGCGTCGTCGGGTCACCAGCCCCGGCGGCACGACCGAGCGCGCCGTCGCCGAACTCGCCGACGGCGGCCTGCTCGAGCTGTTCGAGCGGGCCACGCAGGCCGCCCTCGCCCGCAACCGCGAGATCGCCGAAGGCCGCTAG
- a CDS encoding histidine phosphatase family protein, giving the protein MPAQQIHLVRHGEVHNPEHVLYGRLDGFGLSDLGHRMAAASAEAFHEQGVPVRAVYASPLQRTRESAAPWSAAFGLETQVDERLVEPSNKYEGRRSDFSIAKQLKVPAEWPWIVNPLKPSWGEAYVSIAARMLSAIDEAWSSVDEGDVVLVSHQLPIWMVHRSVTGARLFHDPRRRRCTLSSITTLERREGGFVEVGYQEPAAHLNQSAVDLGAV; this is encoded by the coding sequence ATGCCCGCGCAGCAGATCCACCTCGTCCGGCACGGTGAGGTGCACAATCCCGAGCACGTGCTCTACGGCCGCCTCGACGGGTTCGGCCTGAGCGATCTCGGCCACCGGATGGCGGCCGCCTCGGCCGAGGCCTTCCACGAGCAGGGTGTTCCGGTCCGTGCCGTCTACGCCTCACCGCTGCAGCGCACCCGCGAGAGCGCCGCCCCGTGGTCGGCGGCCTTCGGGCTCGAGACACAGGTCGACGAGCGGCTGGTCGAGCCGAGCAACAAGTACGAGGGGCGCCGCAGCGACTTCAGCATCGCCAAGCAGCTCAAGGTGCCGGCCGAGTGGCCGTGGATCGTCAACCCCCTGAAGCCCAGCTGGGGCGAGGCCTACGTCAGCATCGCCGCCCGCATGCTCTCGGCGATCGACGAGGCCTGGTCGAGCGTCGACGAGGGCGACGTCGTGCTCGTCAGCCACCAGCTGCCCATCTGGATGGTCCACCGGAGCGTCACCGGCGCCCGCCTGTTCCACGATCCGCGCCGCCGCCGCTGCACGCTCTCGAGCATCACCACGCTCGAACGCCGCGAGGGGGGCTTCGTCGAGGTCGGCTACCAGGAACCCGCTGCACACTTGAACCAGTCCGCCGTCGACCTGGGAGCAGTGTGA
- a CDS encoding cytochrome c biogenesis CcdA family protein — protein MYQGNPFFDAVVGGQLAVGLPVALLAGLISFLSPCVLPLVPGYLGYVGGLTTGATEAGAERRDRRRLVLGVVLFILGFSIVFVGTSLAFASAGFWLIQWREVVTRVMGVVVILLGLVFIGQFTFLQRTLKPGFLPRTGLAGAPLLGIVFGIGWTPCIGPTLAAVQVLALGSGSAWQGVLLGAFYCIGLGVPFLLVALGFGWASRSISFVKRHIRVVNIVGGSLLVLIGLLMVTGLWSSLMSHVGAVIATYGTIV, from the coding sequence GTGTACCAGGGCAATCCCTTCTTCGACGCGGTCGTGGGCGGTCAGCTCGCGGTCGGCCTGCCGGTGGCCCTGCTGGCGGGGCTCATCTCGTTCCTGTCGCCCTGCGTGCTGCCGCTCGTGCCGGGATACCTCGGGTACGTCGGCGGTCTGACGACCGGGGCGACCGAGGCAGGGGCCGAGCGTCGCGACCGCCGCCGGCTCGTGCTCGGCGTCGTCCTGTTCATCCTCGGCTTCTCGATCGTCTTCGTCGGCACCTCGCTCGCCTTCGCCTCGGCGGGGTTCTGGCTGATCCAGTGGCGCGAGGTCGTCACGCGCGTCATGGGCGTCGTGGTGATCCTGCTCGGCCTCGTCTTCATCGGGCAGTTCACGTTCTTGCAGCGCACCCTGAAGCCCGGGTTCCTCCCGAGGACGGGCCTCGCCGGGGCTCCCCTGCTCGGCATCGTCTTCGGCATCGGGTGGACGCCGTGCATCGGCCCGACCCTGGCCGCGGTGCAGGTGCTCGCCCTGGGTTCGGGCTCGGCCTGGCAGGGTGTCCTGCTCGGCGCCTTCTACTGCATCGGCCTCGGGGTGCCGTTCCTGCTCGTCGCGCTCGGCTTCGGCTGGGCCTCCCGGTCCATCTCGTTCGTCAAGCGGCACATCCGCGTCGTCAACATCGTCGGAGGGTCACTGCTCGTGCTCATCGGTCTGCTCATGGTCACGGGCCTCTGGTCCAGCCTCATGTCGCACGTCGGGGCGGTGATCGCGACCTATGGCACGATCGTCTGA